GCCCTACATCCTTGGACGTGGACAACCATCGCCACGCGGAGGCTACCTTCCTGTGTCTCCCCATCGCTTGACTACTACCAGATCGGGTCACGCGTTCCATCCACCGGCGAAATCCGAAGATTCCTGTGGTGAACTTCAGGCGCTTAGCATCACTGGATTCGTCAGGGGCGGTTCTTCGCCGGTTCCGGAATATCAACCGGATGTCCATCGACTACGCCTGTCGGCCTCGCCTTAGGTCCCGACTTACCCAGGGCAGATTAGCTTGACCCTGGAACCCTTGGTTATTCGGCGGACGGGTTTCTCACCCGTCATTCGCTACTCATGCCTGCATTCTCACTCGTGTGGCATCCACGACTGGATCACTCCGCCGCTTCACTCGCCACACGACGCTCCCCTACCCATCAACACGCCTGGACACACACAAGGTGCATCAAGCAATGCGTCAATGCCACAGCTTCGGTGGTGTGCTTGAGCCCCGCTACATTGTCGGCGCGGAATCACTTGACCAGTGAGCTATTACGCACTCTTTCAAGGATGGCTGCTTCTAAGCCAACCTCCTGGTTGTCACGGCAACTCCACATCCTTTTCCACTTAGCACACGCTTAGGGACCTTAGCTGGTGATCTGGGCTGTTTCCCTCTCGACTACGGAGCTTATCCCCCGCAGTCTCACTGCCACGCTCTCACTTACCGGCATTCGGAGTTTGGCTAACGTCAGTAACCTGGTGAGGCCCATCAGCTATCCAGTAGCTCTACCTCCGGTAAGAAACACGTGACGCTGCACCTAAATGCATTTCGGGGAGAACCAGCTATCACGGAGTTTGATTGGCCTTTCACCCCTACCCACAGCTCATCCCCTCAGTTTTCAACCTAAGTGGGTTCGGTCCTCCACGACGTCTTACCGTCGCTTCAACCTGGCCATGGGTAGATCACTCCGCTTCGGGTCTAGACCCAGCGACTCAACGCCCTATTCGGACTCGCTTTCGCTACGGCTTCCCCACACGGGTTAACCTTGCCACTGAGCACTAACTCGCAGGCTCATTCTTCAAAAGGCACGCCGTCACCCCACACGGAGGCTCCGACGGATTGTAGGCACACGGTTTCAGGATCTATTTCACTCCCCTCCCGGGGTACTTTTCACCTTTCCCTCACGGTACTTGTCCGCTATCGGTCACCAGGGAATATTTAGGCTTATCGGGTGGTCCCGACAGATTCACACGGGATTTCTCGAGCCCCGTGCTACTTGGGAACACAACACAAGAGTCCACATCATTTCGTCTACGGGGGTCGCACCCTCTGTGCCGAGCCATTCAAGACTCTTCGACTATGACGCAGATTTATCACTCCCGCCCGGGATGTCAGTCCCGGGACGCTGGTCCCACAACCCCGTACGCGCAACGCCTGACAGCTATCACACACATACGGTTTGGCCTGATCCGATTTCGCTCGCCACTACTCACGGAATCACAATTGTTTTCTCTTCCTGCGGGTACTGAGATGTTTCACTTCCCCACGTTCCCTCTACCCGACCTATATATTCAGCCGGGAGTGACTGGACTTGCCTCCAGCCGGGTTTCCCCATTCGGAAATCCTCGGATCACAGTCTGGTTATCGACTCCCCGAGGCTTATCGCAGATTCCTACGTCCTTCTTCGGTTCCTGGTGCCAAGGCATCCACCGTGCGCCCTTAAAAACTTGAGCCACAAAGATGCTCGCGTCCACTGTGTAGTTCTCAACATACGGGCAGCACCCTGCACTGAACGCACACGCCCACCAACACCCACCACAGCAGATGCCGGCAGTTCGCCTGCCAGACAGGGCCCACAACCAACAACAACCCACCAAACAACAGCAAGCCGTCACGTTGGCCATCAGGAACAAGCTCACGCCCGAACCCTCAGGACCCAACAACGTGTCCGACACCCACACCACACCCGACCCATCCGTTCCACCACACCGACACACCCACACAGGGCGCGCACGACGCAGGTACCAGGACGCGACCAGGCACGGCCACGATGTCATGATCGATGTTCCACCCAGAGCACTCGGCTGCCGGACACTCGCCGACAAAACCAAGCACGACCACCCACCACGAACGTGGCCGGCGGCAATGTAAAGCTCCTTAGAAAGGAGGTGATCCAGCCGCACCTTCCGGTACGGCTACCTTGTTACGACTTAGTCCCAATCGCCAGTCCCACCTTCGACGGCTCCCCCCCACAAGGGGTTGGGCCACCGGCTTCGGGTGTTACCGACTTTCGTGACTTGACGGGCGGTGTGTACAAGGCCCGGGAACGTATTCACCGCAGCGTTGCTGATCTGCGATTACTAGCGACTCCGACTTCATGGGGTCGAGTTGCAGACCCCAATCCGAACTGAGACCGGTTTTTTGGGATTCGCTCCACCTTACGGTTTCGCAGCCCATTGTACCGGCCATTGTAGCATGCGTGAAGCCCAAGACATAAGGGGCATGATGATTTGACGTCATCCCCACCTTCCTCCGAGTTGACCCCGGCAGTCTTCCATGAGTCCCCACCATCACGTGCTGGCAACATAGAACGAGGGTTGCGCTCGTTGCGGGACTTAACCCAACATCTCACGACACGAGCTGACGACAACCATGCACCACCTGTATACCGACCAAAAAGGGGCACCCATCTCTGGGTGTTACCGGTATATGTCAAGCCTTGGTAAGGTTCTTCGCGTTGCATCGAATTAATCCGCATGCTCCGCCGCTTGTGCGGGCCCCCGTCAATTCCTTTGAGTTTTAGCCTTGCGGCCGTACTCCCCAGGCGGGGCGCTTAATGCGTTAGCTGCGGCACGGAACTCGTGGAATGAGTCCCACACCTAGCGCCCAACGTTTACGGCATGGACTACCAGGGTATCTAATCCTGTTCGCTCCCCATGCTTTCGCTTCTCAGCGTCAGTAGTGGCCCAGAGACCTGCCTTCGCCATCGGTGTTCCTCCTGATATCTGCGCATTTCACCGCTACACCAGGAATTCCAGTCTCCCCTACCACACTCTAGTCTGCCCGTACCCACTGCAAGTCCGAGGTTGAGCCTCGGATTTTCACAGCAGACGCGACAAACCGCCTACAAGCCCTTTACGCCCAATAATTCCGGACAACGCTCGCACCCTACGTATTACCGCGGCTGCTGGCACGTAGTTAGCCGGTGCTTCTTCTGCAGGTACCGTCACTTTCGCTTCTTCCCTGCTGAAAGAGGTTTACAACCCGAAGGCCGTCATCCCTCACGCGGCGTCGCTGCATCAGGCTTTCGCCCATTGTGCAATATTCCCCACTGCTGCCTCCCGTAGGAGTCTGGGCCGTGTCTCAGTCCCAGTGTGGCCGGTCGCCCTCTCAGGCCGGCTACCCGTCGTCGCCTTGGTGAGCCATTACCTCACCAACAAACTGATAGGCCGCGAGCCCATCCCAAACCGAAAAACTTTCCAGACCATACCCATGCGGGTTGATCTCATATCCAGTATTAGACGCCGTTTCCAGCGCTTATTCCAGAGTCTGGGGCAGGTTGCTCACGTGTTACTCACCCGTTCGCCACTGATCCACCCCAAGCAAGCTTGGAGCATCACCGTTCGACTTGCATGTGTTAAGCACGCCGCCAGCGTTCGTCCTGAGCCAGGATCAAACTCTCCGTTGATGATAAAAACCCCCAACCCCACAAAAAATGCAGAACCAGGAGCCAATCAATAACCCAACAAAGGGCCTAAAATCCCAGCTGAGCAAGAACAACTAGCAAAAAACTGCTAATCATCTCAATCAACCAAAGAAAATGCTCCCCGACCAACCATCACCAGCCACACACAGTGACCAACAACAATCAGCCAAGAAACGAGGTATTGGCATCGATCATTTGACACGCTGTTGAGTTCTCAAGATTCACACGCACACCCCACACAACCCACCAACCAGGCGAACCGCACAAGGGGCAACTTCTCCATCTTGCCGCTGTCCACGCTTGGGCGTCAAATTCTCAGCCTGCTCCGAGGAGCGGTGAGATTGCTTGATCGCGCTTGGATCTTCAGCGGCGGTGACCCACCATAGCAGCGAGGCTGTACGGCTCCAAATCGCCTGCTTCATGGTCGTGCTGACCGTGGAAGCCTTCGATCTGGACGTTGGGGCTGTCAGCCCTGGGACCGGCCTACTTGGTGCGACCCTGCAAGGGCCGCCTCTTGGTGTCCGTTCCTCCCTCTCGGGCTGACAGAAAGAACAGTAGATCACCGGTCGGCCCGTCGCCAAATCCGCTCTCGTTCGGCCGGTCCCTCGCGGATGACGTCGCCCCTTCCGAGTCCAGCGAGCTCGTGCACCGGGCCCGGTGCGGTACGTCGACAGGCCGGGGCGGTGGCAACGCCGGGGCCGCCGGTGCGGTCTGCATGCCGCATGCCGGCGTCATCGGGACGAGCGCACCCGGTCAACGCCCGTGGTCATCGGCCGCAGTGGCGCCATGATCGAAGCGAGGTCCCGCGCCGTCGTTCCGTCGATTCCATCGACTCGTGGGTAGTCTTGGGGTTGCACAAGGCCCGGGCCGTCAGCGGTGGGCCCCCGTCGCGACCAGGAGCACCATGAGCAACGACAGCGCCACCAGCAACTCCGCCGAACGCGCCGCCAACCGCGTCGTCGGCCACCCGGCACCTGGTGAGACGGAGCGGACCGTCGGCCAGCTCGTCGCCGATGCCTCCCACGACCTTTCGGCGCTGATCCGGAACGAGATCCAACTCGCCAAGACGGAGGTCTCCCGGGGGATCTCCTTCGGCGGAAAGGGCGCGGCACTCCTCGGGGTCGCAGCGTTCCTCGGGCTGCTCGGACTGATCTTCCTCTTCCACACTCTCGCTCAGGTCGTCGCCGTGTGGCTGCCCGTGTGGGCCGGGTACCTGATCATCACGCTTGTCCTCTTCCTCATCGCGGCCGGGCTCGGCCTCCTCGGCATCAAGGCGGTCAAGAAGGCGAAGGCCAACGCGGTGCCGCAAAAGGCCATCCGCAACGCCCAGGAGTCCATCACCGCCATCAAGCCGGGGCGCTGAACCCTCCCGGCGCTGCCGGGGTATCCGCCGGGAGCCACCGGTAGCGCGAGAGTCCGCTGCAGGTCGACGAGGCCGCGGGCGTCCAGCACGTCCCGCCCGAGGAGGCTGCCGAGCAGAGGGGCTCACTGCTCAACGGTCGGCTCGATACCGTCCGGCCCGGACGGCGAGGTACTGGCGCACGAAGCGCCACGGCAGCCGGCGTCGGACCGTCTCGTCCCACGGTCGTGCCATGCCTGCGGCCTCGAGAACCACCGTGAGCAGTTGTGCGGTGAAACCCCAGACGAAGAGGTCCGCGACGTCGAAGCCCGGTCCGACATACCCCGAGGGGCCCTTGACCGTGAACCGGTTGGCCGGGTCGACGAGGTCTGCGACCGGCACCCATTCGACACTGGCCACCTCGCCCCGGTCGATGACACGTAGGGGATGCGACTCGCGCACCCAGCCCAGCACCGGAGTGACCGCGTTGCTGCTCGGGCCCAGCCACAGTTCGGGGAAGACGCCCATGATCTCGACAGCGGAGGGCTCGACCCCGACCTCCTCCCAGGTCTCCCGCAAGGCGGCCTGGACCGGGGTCTCACCCGCGTCCAGCTTGCCGCCCGGGAAGGAGACCTGGCTGGCATGGCTGCGCAGGGTCTCCGACCGCTCCGTGAGCACGACGCGGGGCCCCTTCTCGCCGGGGCCGAAGAGGATGAGGACGGCGGAGCGGCGCAGCGGGTTCTCCGGCGGCTCGAATCGGGTGAACCAGTCCGGCAGGTCTGCGTGGAGGTTCGCCTCGCACCGCACCAACCACCCGGGGGGTGACGACTCGACCTGGCTCATCCTCCCTTCGCCCCCGCCCCGGGTGCCAGCTCGAACCTCAGGAGCGCCGCCGCCTCCTCCGGGTCGGTCTCGCCGACACCGTACGAAGGACACCACCGGGCTACGGGGCAGGCGCCGCACGCCGGTCGTCGCGCGTGGCAGGTCCGGCGGCCGTGGAAGATCACGACGTGACTGAGCATCGTCCACTCCGTGCGCGGGATGAGCCGCCCGACCGCGTGCTCGACCTTGACAGGGTCCTCCTCGTCGGTCCAGCCCATGCGCCGTGACAACCGACCGAAGTGCGTGTCGACGGTGATCCCGGGGATACCGAAGGCATTGCCCAGGACCACGTTCGCGGTCTTGCGGCCCACGCCCGGCAGCTTCACCAGGTCCGCCAACCGCGGGGGCACCTGACCGTCGTGGTTCTCCACGAGGGCCGCACCGAGCTTGAGTACGGAGTTGGTCTTGGCCCGGTAGAAGCCGGTCGGACGCAGCACCTCCTCCATCTCCGTCCGATCGGCCGACGCGAGGTCGGCCGCACCGGGCCAGCGGGAGAACAGGGCTGGCGTGACCCGGTTGACCGTGACATCCGTCGTCTGCGCCGAGAGCACGGTCGCAACGAGCAGCTGCAACGGATTGTCGAAGTCGAGCTCGCAGTGCGCGTACGGGTACTGCTCGTGCAGCGTGCGATACATGCGGCGAGCTCGACGAGTCAGGGCGAGCGGGGACTCGACGTGATCAGCAGACACCCTTGCAGCCTAGGACCCACGAGAAACTCTCTCGTGGCACACTGCGCTGTGTGAACCTCGATGTCGTACGCCGCGCCCCGCTCTTCGCGACTCTTGACGACGCCGACGCCGCTGAGGTGATGGCGACGATGACCCCTGTGCGCATGGAGCGCGGGGACGTTCTCTTCAACGAGGGCGACCAAGGTGATCGTCTCTATGTCATCACCGAAGGCAAGATCAAGCTCGGCCGCTCCTCCACGGACGGCCGGGAAAATCTGCTGGCGATCCTCGGCCCGTCCGAGATGCTGGGCGAACTCAGTCTCTTCGACCCCGGCCCGCGCACGGCATCGGCGACCGCCGTGGCGGAGACGCAGCTGATCGGTCTGGGTCACGAACAGCTGGTGACACTGCTCGGCAGCCACCCCCGCATCGCCGGCACGTTGTTGGCCGCACTGGCCCGACGCCTGCGCCGCACCAACGAGAACCTCGCCGACCTCGTCTTCACCGACGTCCCCGGGCGCGTCGCCAAGGCCCTGCTCGAGTTGAGCCAGCGATTCGGTCGCCCCGTCGAGGAGGGTGTCATGGTCGCCCACGACCTCACCCAGGAGGAGCTCGCCCAGCTCGTCGGTGCCTCCCGCGAGACGGTCAACAAGGCCCTCGCCGATTTCGCGGGGCGTGGTTGGCTGCGCCTCGAGGCGCGAGCCGTGCTGCTCACCGACGTGGAGCGCCTCACCCGCCGCGCGCGCTGACCGCCTCGCACCGACGACGAAGGCCGCACACTCCGGGGAGCGTGCGGCCTTCGTCGTCGGTCTGCTGCGCAGCTCAGTGCTGGAGGTAGGCCATCTGCGCGAGGACGGACATCTTCGCGGCGGGCCACACGGACCGATCGACGGCCGCGTAGACCGTCGCCACGACGTCGTCGGCGGTCTCCGCACCACCGGCCAGCGCCGCGCGGACCTGGTCGAGGCGCTCACGCCGGTGCGTGCGGTAGAAGTCGACCATCGTCGCCGCGTCCGGGACCGTCGGTCCGTGGCCGGGGAGGATGGAGGCGACCTCTCCTCCGCCGGTGAGCGCCTTGATGCGCTCGAGCGAGTCGAGGTAGGCGGCCAACTCCCCGTCGGGATGGGCGACCACGGTGGTGCCGCGCCCGAGCACGGTGTCGCCGGTCAGCAGAGCGTGATCGGACGGGAGCGCGAAGGAGATCGAGTCGGCGGTGTGCCCGGGGGTGCTCACGACGCGGACCTCCAGGTCACCGACCCGCAGGACGTCGCCGTCGGACAGGTCGTCGTGCCCACGGCCGACGGCCTGAACGGGTGCCCCGGTGAGCCGCGCCAACCGTGGCGCCCCCTCGCTGTGGTCGTGGTGGCCGTGTGTGAGCACGATCCGACCAACGCGCGCGCCGCGCGCTGCGACGTGGTCGACGACGCGCTGCTGGTGGGCGGCCTCGTCCTCCCCCGGATCGATGACGATCGCATCGGTCCCACCGGGCGACATCAGCACCCATGTGTTGGTTCCGTCGAGCGTCATGGGGCCGGGGTTGCCCTGCAGGAGGCAGTGGGCGTGCGGGGTGACCTGACCGCCCCTCCACTCCCCGAAGGGGGCGGAGGGCTCGGGTGCGACGGCGGGACTCACGGCAGGCTCGCCCGCATGGCCGGTCCCGCGTCGGAGATGACGAACTCGGGCGTCACCGACGCGATCGGCAGGTCCTGCTCCAGAGCAGTTCGCACGGTGCTCACGTCGGCGAGTTGCTCGAGGCAGACGATCGTCGGGGGCATCAGCATGGCCTCCCCGTCGGCGAAGGCGTCGAGCAACGCCTGCGGTCGGGTCCAGCCCGACTGGTCCGCCTCGCTGGTGTCACCGTCGGGGTCCTGTCCGGCAGGGACGGCGGCGACGAAGAACCGGGTGTCGTAACGCCGTGGCTCGACGACGGGCGTGACCCAGTGCGCCCGGTAGCGCAGCAGGTCGCTGCGCAGGACCAGTTGACGGTCCAGCAGCACCTGGCCGAATCCGATCTCACGGGCCACCAGGGCCCGGCGAAGCTCACGCGCATCGTCGAGGTCGAGGTGTGGGAGCCCGTCCTCCGCATCGGCCGGGGAGGCCAGCAGGACGCCGGTCTCCTCGAAGACCTCGCGCACGGCAGCGGCGACGAGCATCCGCGCCACGGCCTCGTCGGTGCCGAGCAGTTCGGCCCACTCCTCGACCGCGGGCCCGGCCCAGGGCAGCTCGTCCTGGGCGTCGCGCTGGTCGGCCCCGCCACCGGGGAAGACGTGCATCGACGCAGCGAACTCCATCTGGGCGACCCGGCGGAGCATAAAGACCTCGAGCGGGCCCTCGTCATCGCGCAGCAGCATCACGGTCGACGCCAGCCGCGGCGTGACCGGCTCGGCGGGAGCGCGGCTGCTCCCCGCCACCGCGAGCGTTCGCTGGGCGTCGACGTCGAGCAGGAAGTCCCGCTCGGCCATCAGTCGCGCAACCTCACGGTCACCTCGACCTCGACCGGGGAGCCGAGCGGCAGGGCCGCCACCCCGACGGCCGAGCGAGCATGCATGCCGGCGTCGCCGAAGACCTCGCCGAGCAACTCGCTCGCGCCGTTGATGACACCGGGCTGCCCCGTGAAATCGGGCGCGCTGGACACGAAACCGACGACCTTGGTGACCTGCTCGACGCGGTCGAGGTCGCCGACGGCTGACTTGATCGCTGCGAGTGCGTTGATCGCGCACGTCCTCGCGAGCTCCTTGGCCCGGTCCGGAGTGACCTCGCCTCCGACGTGTCCGGCCTCGGGCAGCTGCCCGTCGACCATCGGCAGCTGTCCCGACGTGAGGACATGGTTGCCGTCCACGAGAGCCGGCACATAGGCACCTGCGGGCGCGGCCGGCTCGGCGAGCGTGATCGACAGCTCCGCCAGACGGTCGTCGATGCGTCCCATCAGGCGCTCTTGGGGCGCTTGAGGTAGGCCACCAAGTTGGTCCCGTCCGGGCCGGGGACGACCTGGACGAGCTCCCACCCGTCCTCACCCCACTGGTCGAGGATCTGCTTGGTCGCATGGACGATGAGCGGCACGGTTGCATACTCCCACTGGGTCATGTCGGCACCCTACTCGTAGGCTGACGGGTGTGGACTACCCCTCGGACCCCCGCGTGCGACTGCACGTCGTGACCGGCAAGGGCGGGACGGGCAAGACGACCGTCGCCGCCGCGATGGCACTGGCTCTGACCGCTCGGGGTCAGCGGGTACTGCTCGCCGAGGTCGAAGGCCGCCAGGGCATCTCCCAGGTGCTCGACGTGGCTCCCCTCGGGTCGAGCGAGCGGAGCATCGTCGGGGACCCGTCCGGCGGGGAGCTCTTCGGGCTGTCCGTGGACGCCAAGAGCGCGCTCCTGGAGTACCTGCAGAAGTTCTACAAGCTGGGTCGCGCCGGGGCAGCCCTGGAGAAGGTCGGTGCGGTGGACTTCGCCACGACGATCGCGCCGGGTGTGCGGGACGTGCTGCTCATCGGCAAGGTCTACGAGGCCGTCGGCCGGCAGACGAGGGGGGCGCGCAAGCGTCCCGTGTACGACGCCGTGGTCCTCGACGCCCCACCCACCGGACGGATCGGCCGGTTCCTCGCCGTCAACGAGGAGGTCTCGGAAGTGGCCCGGATGGGCCCGATCCACAAGCAGGCCGAGTCGATCACCCGAGTGCTGCAGAGCCCGACCACGTCGGTGCACGTCGTGACGCTCCTGGAGGAGATGTCGGTCCAGGAGACGCGGGACGCCATCGTCGAGCTCGGCGACCTGTCCTTGCGGGTGGGCTCGGTCATCGCCAACGGAGTCCGTCGGCCGCTCGTCGCGGACGAGCACGCCGCAGCAGTGGCCGAGAAGACACCGGAGGTGCGCGACGCCGTCACCGAGGCCCTCGGCGCGCTCGACATCAAGGCCGGACCGGCCATGGTCTCGGGCCTGCTCCACGAGGGCAGCGACCACGTGCTGCGGGCCCGGCTGCAGGTCGAGCAGCGGCAGGTGCTGGCCGACCTGCCGGTACCCGTGCGCTCGCTGCCGCACGTGGCCGACGGCGTGGAGTCGGGGGGGCTGCGGCTCCTGTCCGAGACGCTCGCCGAGCAGGGTGGCGTGTGATGGCCGCACGTACGGAGACCGACCTCGACCTCGACCCGGTCATCTCGGACCCCGCTCGTCGGATCATCGTGTGCTGCGGCTCCGGTGGCGTCGGCAAGACCACGACCGCTGCCGCGCTCGCCGTGCGCGCCGCGGAGCAGGGCCGTCGAGTCGTCGTGCTGACCATCGACCCGGCCCGACGGCTGGCCCAGTCCCTCGGACTCGACGAGCTGGACAACACGCCACGTCCGGTGGCCGGTCTGGACACCTCGGGTGGTGGCTCGCTGGACGCGATGATGCTCGACATGAAGCGGACCTTCGACGAGGTGGTCGAAGCCCATGCCACACCGGAAAAGGCCGCCCAGATCCTGGCCAACCCCTTCTACATCGCGGTATCCAGCTCATTCGCCGGGACGCAGGAGTACATGGCGATGGAGAAGCTGGGGCAGTTGCGCGGTCAGATCGCTGACGGTTCACGTGATTGGGACCTGATCATCGTCGACACCCCGCCGTCACGGTCGGCCCTGGACTTCCTCGACGCACCCAAGCGCCTGGGGTCCTTCCTCGACGGACGCTTCATCCGACTGCTCACGGCGCCGGCAAAGGTGGGCGGCCGCGCCTCCCTTCGCGTCTTCGGTGCCGGCGTCTCGTTGGCGAGCGGCATCATGGCGAAGCTGCTCGGCGGGGACATGCTGCGCGACGTCCAGACCTTCGTCGCCGCCATGGACACCATGTTCGGAGGCTTCCGCCAGCGGGCGGACCAGACGTACGCGCTGCTTGCCGACCCGGAGACGGCGTTCCTCGTCGTCGCCGCGCCGCAGCGCGACGCGATGCGCGAGGCCGGCTTCTTCATCGAGCGGTTGGCCAGCGAGCAGATGCCATTGGCCGGTCTCCTGGTCAACCGGGTGCGCGTCACCGCCGCCAAGCAGCTCAGTGCCGGGCGCGCCGAGGAGGCCGCCGACCGCCTCGAGGCACTCGGGGGCCACGCGCTCGCCGTCTCGCTGCTGCGGGTGCACACCGAGGCCGCCGAGAGCGCCGCTCGCCACCGGGCGATCATCACCCGGTTCCGTACCTCCCAC
The DNA window shown above is from Janibacter sp. A1S7 and carries:
- a CDS encoding RidA family protein, producing MGRIDDRLAELSITLAEPAAPAGAYVPALVDGNHVLTSGQLPMVDGQLPEAGHVGGEVTPDRAKELARTCAINALAAIKSAVGDLDRVEQVTKVVGFVSSAPDFTGQPGVINGASELLGEVFGDAGMHARSAVGVAALPLGSPVEVEVTVRLRD
- a CDS encoding ArsA-related P-loop ATPase yields the protein MDYPSDPRVRLHVVTGKGGTGKTTVAAAMALALTARGQRVLLAEVEGRQGISQVLDVAPLGSSERSIVGDPSGGELFGLSVDAKSALLEYLQKFYKLGRAGAALEKVGAVDFATTIAPGVRDVLLIGKVYEAVGRQTRGARKRPVYDAVVLDAPPTGRIGRFLAVNEEVSEVARMGPIHKQAESITRVLQSPTTSVHVVTLLEEMSVQETRDAIVELGDLSLRVGSVIANGVRRPLVADEHAAAVAEKTPEVRDAVTEALGALDIKAGPAMVSGLLHEGSDHVLRARLQVEQRQVLADLPVPVRSLPHVADGVESGGLRLLSETLAEQGGV
- a CDS encoding ArsA family ATPase; its protein translation is MAARTETDLDLDPVISDPARRIIVCCGSGGVGKTTTAAALAVRAAEQGRRVVVLTIDPARRLAQSLGLDELDNTPRPVAGLDTSGGGSLDAMMLDMKRTFDEVVEAHATPEKAAQILANPFYIAVSSSFAGTQEYMAMEKLGQLRGQIADGSRDWDLIIVDTPPSRSALDFLDAPKRLGSFLDGRFIRLLTAPAKVGGRASLRVFGAGVSLASGIMAKLLGGDMLRDVQTFVAAMDTMFGGFRQRADQTYALLADPETAFLVVAAPQRDAMREAGFFIERLASEQMPLAGLLVNRVRVTAAKQLSAGRAEEAADRLEALGGHALAVSLLRVHTEAAESAARHRAIITRFRTSHPGVPVGTVPAHPVDIHDLTGLREIGTALAGRP
- a CDS encoding DUF4177 domain-containing protein, giving the protein MTQWEYATVPLIVHATKQILDQWGEDGWELVQVVPGPDGTNLVAYLKRPKSA
- a CDS encoding phage holin family protein is translated as MSNDSATSNSAERAANRVVGHPAPGETERTVGQLVADASHDLSALIRNEIQLAKTEVSRGISFGGKGAALLGVAAFLGLLGLIFLFHTLAQVVAVWLPVWAGYLIITLVLFLIAAGLGLLGIKAVKKAKANAVPQKAIRNAQESITAIKPGR
- a CDS encoding NUDIX hydrolase, translating into MSQVESSPPGWLVRCEANLHADLPDWFTRFEPPENPLRRSAVLILFGPGEKGPRVVLTERSETLRSHASQVSFPGGKLDAGETPVQAALRETWEEVGVEPSAVEIMGVFPELWLGPSSNAVTPVLGWVRESHPLRVIDRGEVASVEWVPVADLVDPANRFTVKGPSGYVGPGFDVADLFVWGFTAQLLTVVLEAAGMARPWDETVRRRLPWRFVRQYLAVRAGRYRADR
- the nth gene encoding endonuclease III; amino-acid sequence: MYRTLHEQYPYAHCELDFDNPLQLLVATVLSAQTTDVTVNRVTPALFSRWPGAADLASADRTEMEEVLRPTGFYRAKTNSVLKLGAALVENHDGQVPPRLADLVKLPGVGRKTANVVLGNAFGIPGITVDTHFGRLSRRMGWTDEEDPVKVEHAVGRLIPRTEWTMLSHVVIFHGRRTCHARRPACGACPVARWCPSYGVGETDPEEAAALLRFELAPGAGAKGG
- a CDS encoding NUDIX hydrolase; this translates as MAERDFLLDVDAQRTLAVAGSSRAPAEPVTPRLASTVMLLRDDEGPLEVFMLRRVAQMEFAASMHVFPGGGADQRDAQDELPWAGPAVEEWAELLGTDEAVARMLVAAAVREVFEETGVLLASPADAEDGLPHLDLDDARELRRALVAREIGFGQVLLDRQLVLRSDLLRYRAHWVTPVVEPRRYDTRFFVAAVPAGQDPDGDTSEADQSGWTRPQALLDAFADGEAMLMPPTIVCLEQLADVSTVRTALEQDLPIASVTPEFVISDAGPAMRASLP
- a CDS encoding Crp/Fnr family transcriptional regulator; this translates as MNLDVVRRAPLFATLDDADAAEVMATMTPVRMERGDVLFNEGDQGDRLYVITEGKIKLGRSSTDGRENLLAILGPSEMLGELSLFDPGPRTASATAVAETQLIGLGHEQLVTLLGSHPRIAGTLLAALARRLRRTNENLADLVFTDVPGRVAKALLELSQRFGRPVEEGVMVAHDLTQEELAQLVGASRETVNKALADFAGRGWLRLEARAVLLTDVERLTRRAR
- a CDS encoding MBL fold metallo-hydrolase — protein: MSPAVAPEPSAPFGEWRGGQVTPHAHCLLQGNPGPMTLDGTNTWVLMSPGGTDAIVIDPGEDEAAHQQRVVDHVAARGARVGRIVLTHGHHDHSEGAPRLARLTGAPVQAVGRGHDDLSDGDVLRVGDLEVRVVSTPGHTADSISFALPSDHALLTGDTVLGRGTTVVAHPDGELAAYLDSLERIKALTGGGEVASILPGHGPTVPDAATMVDFYRTHRRERLDQVRAALAGGAETADDVVATVYAAVDRSVWPAAKMSVLAQMAYLQH